One genomic window of Polyangiaceae bacterium includes the following:
- a CDS encoding GMC family oxidoreductase N-terminal domain-containing protein, with product MSEYDYIVVGAGSAGCVVASRLSEDPSVRVLLLEAGGSDRTQFCTKPGMISIVHTVPQVKKKFDWGYYTAPQKHALGRRIPYTRGKVLGGSSAINGMLYVRGNRQNYDDWAAEGCEGWGFDDVLPLYKRLEDYEDGANEYRGSGGPIKVTKRDQLRPVSEAFIEAVKDVCNVPFLDDYNGESQEGASIYQMSAKDGLRYSTSEGYLEPHKQRKNFHIESGATVLRLEFDGSRARRVVYSVNGQERVASAAQEIVLSAGVIGTAQILMLSGIGPAAHLNELGIHVRADLPVGQNLHDHLFFPLVYLAPSGGHRGTPFYFLGGMLKEYLSGNTWFGKTVFEGAAFVKTDPSNRLPDLQLHSLPWAYPAPNQDAPGVPQVDKRPSLTVMPTLIYPKSRGEMRLVSKDPLAAPHIDPNYLAEPDDLEFLIKGIELTREIMNSKHIAKELQGELEPGEKFFERDALRREVPNRICTVYHPVGTARMGVDERAVVDPLLRVRGIEGLRIADASIMPSITGGNTNAPCILIGEKAADLLKSAAN from the coding sequence GGCTCGGACCGCACTCAGTTCTGCACCAAACCCGGAATGATCTCGATCGTTCACACGGTGCCCCAGGTAAAGAAGAAGTTCGATTGGGGTTACTACACCGCGCCTCAGAAGCACGCCCTTGGCCGCCGCATCCCGTATACGCGCGGAAAGGTGCTCGGGGGTTCGAGCGCCATCAATGGCATGCTGTATGTGCGCGGAAACCGTCAAAACTACGATGACTGGGCCGCTGAAGGCTGCGAAGGCTGGGGCTTCGACGACGTCCTTCCGCTCTACAAGCGACTCGAGGACTACGAAGACGGCGCGAATGAGTACCGGGGCAGCGGTGGCCCCATCAAGGTAACCAAGCGCGATCAGCTGCGTCCGGTGTCGGAGGCGTTCATCGAGGCGGTGAAGGACGTCTGCAACGTACCTTTTCTCGATGACTACAACGGCGAGAGCCAAGAGGGCGCCTCGATTTACCAGATGTCTGCCAAAGACGGGCTACGCTACAGCACCTCCGAAGGCTACCTAGAGCCACACAAGCAGCGCAAGAATTTCCACATAGAAAGTGGGGCGACGGTGCTCCGCTTGGAGTTCGATGGCAGCCGCGCGCGCCGCGTGGTTTACAGCGTGAACGGTCAGGAGCGCGTCGCCAGCGCCGCCCAGGAGATCGTGCTCAGCGCTGGCGTGATCGGCACGGCGCAAATCCTGATGTTGAGCGGCATCGGTCCCGCTGCACACTTGAACGAGCTCGGTATCCACGTGCGCGCCGACTTGCCAGTCGGGCAGAACCTGCACGACCACCTGTTCTTCCCCTTGGTCTACCTCGCGCCGAGCGGCGGGCACCGAGGCACGCCGTTCTACTTCTTGGGAGGGATGCTGAAAGAGTACCTCTCCGGCAACACCTGGTTCGGCAAGACGGTCTTCGAGGGCGCAGCCTTCGTGAAGACCGATCCGAGCAATCGCCTGCCGGATCTTCAGCTGCATAGCTTGCCCTGGGCGTACCCGGCGCCGAATCAGGACGCCCCGGGAGTTCCCCAGGTGGACAAGCGCCCTTCCCTCACGGTGATGCCAACGCTCATCTATCCGAAGAGCCGCGGCGAGATGCGCCTCGTATCGAAGGACCCGCTGGCTGCGCCTCACATCGACCCTAATTACCTCGCGGAACCGGACGACTTGGAGTTCTTGATCAAGGGGATCGAGCTGACCCGGGAAATCATGAACAGCAAGCACATCGCGAAAGAGCTGCAGGGTGAGCTCGAGCCCGGCGAAAAGTTCTTCGAGCGCGACGCGCTGCGCCGGGAGGTCCCGAACCGGATCTGCACCGTCTATCACCCGGTGGGGACGGCTCGTATGGGCGTCGACGAGCGCGCCGTCGTCGATCCACTGCTGCGGGTGCGCGGGATCGAGGGACTACGAATCGCCGATGCGTCGATCATGCCCTCGATCACAGGCGGCAACACCAACGCTCCTTGCATCCTGATCGGCGAAAAAGCAGCAGATCTGCTGAAGAGCGCGGCAAACTAG